One segment of Trichlorobacter ammonificans DNA contains the following:
- the glmU gene encoding bifunctional UDP-N-acetylglucosamine diphosphorylase/glucosamine-1-phosphate N-acetyltransferase GlmU: MSLASALILAAGKGTRMKSTVAKVLHEAAGRPLLAWSLAAAREAGAAEITIVAGHQAEQVRQRFAAETGVSIALQEEQLGTGHAVACALPSLRSQSGSVLILCGDTPLLTGATLQRLAASHAASGAAVTILTARMPDPYGYGRIVRDSRDQVLRIVEQKDASPAEQALDEVNSGIYCMDLAFLRSHIDRLGSNNAQNEYYLTDLVAMAVAEGLPCHGIVADDHREIMGVNDRAQLAEAATLLRERINRRLMLAGVTLIDPLQTYVDAGVTVGNDTVIWPGCVLRGRTIIGQGCLLESNVQVTDCRIGDRVHLKNGSILEDSSLAADVAVGPMAHLRPGTVLAERVKIGNFVETKKAVLGEGSKASHLTYLGDAEIGSEVNIGCGTITCNYDGTRKHRTVIGDRVFVGSDVQLVAPVTVGSGALIAAGTTVTRDVPPDSLAISRTPQTNKEGWCLKKRTDD; the protein is encoded by the coding sequence ATGTCGCTCGCAAGCGCACTGATCCTTGCCGCCGGCAAGGGGACCAGAATGAAGTCCACCGTTGCGAAGGTGCTGCACGAAGCCGCGGGCCGCCCCCTGCTGGCCTGGTCGCTGGCCGCGGCCCGCGAGGCGGGTGCCGCAGAGATCACCATCGTGGCGGGACATCAGGCGGAGCAGGTACGGCAGCGTTTTGCCGCCGAAACCGGCGTCAGCATCGCCCTGCAGGAGGAGCAGCTCGGCACCGGTCACGCCGTGGCGTGCGCCCTCCCCTCCCTGCGCAGCCAAAGCGGGTCGGTACTGATTCTCTGCGGCGACACGCCGCTCCTGACCGGTGCCACCCTGCAGCGCCTGGCTGCCAGCCACGCAGCATCCGGGGCGGCGGTGACGATTCTCACCGCCCGCATGCCCGACCCCTACGGTTATGGACGGATCGTGCGGGACAGCCGGGACCAGGTGCTGCGCATCGTGGAACAGAAAGACGCCAGTCCCGCTGAGCAGGCTCTCGACGAGGTGAACAGCGGCATCTACTGCATGGATCTTGCCTTCCTGCGCAGCCACATCGACCGCCTGGGCAGCAACAATGCCCAGAATGAATACTATCTGACCGATCTGGTGGCCATGGCCGTTGCGGAGGGGCTCCCCTGCCACGGCATCGTTGCCGACGACCACCGGGAAATCATGGGCGTCAACGACCGGGCCCAGTTGGCCGAGGCCGCCACCCTGTTGCGCGAACGGATCAACCGGCGCCTGATGCTGGCCGGGGTGACCCTGATCGACCCGCTGCAGACCTACGTCGACGCCGGGGTCACCGTGGGGAACGACACCGTGATCTGGCCCGGCTGCGTGCTGCGCGGCAGAACGATCATTGGTCAGGGCTGCCTGCTGGAGAGCAATGTGCAGGTGACCGACTGCCGGATCGGCGACCGGGTACACCTGAAAAACGGCAGTATCCTGGAAGACTCCTCGCTGGCGGCCGACGTTGCCGTGGGTCCCATGGCCCACCTGCGTCCCGGCACGGTGCTGGCCGAGCGGGTGAAGATCGGTAATTTCGTGGAGACGAAAAAAGCGGTACTGGGGGAAGGCAGCAAGGCATCGCACCTGACCTACCTGGGGGATGCGGAGATCGGCAGCGAGGTGAATATCGGCTGCGGCACCATCACCTGCAACTACGACGGGACCAGGAAGCACCGCACCGTCATCGGCGACCGGGTGTTCGTCGGCAGCGATGTCCAGCTGGTGGCGCCGGTGACGGTGGGCAGCGGCGCCCTGATCGCAGCCGGCACCACCGTAACCCGCGACGTACCGCCGGACTCCCTGGCCATTTCCCGCACCCCGCAGACCAACAAAGAGGGTTGGTGCCTGAAAAAACGGACCGATGACTGA
- a CDS encoding EAL domain-containing response regulator, with protein MTEAIRPEHTGTILVVEGNVPFGELIAGVLRSEGYRCETVVSGGCALTSLGSGSIALMVLDYTMPDMSVEDFVATMTTTGSRVPFIIMTGRDDSLLAVRMMKIGAGDFLIKDTTLLDRLPLAVSKTLQEAETARRLQRAMEALQQSEARLARVHRIARIGSWEWNITSNGFVFSNELYHLLGFDPAHHPPITLEWLYSRINPIDQPAIRKAFADAVAECRPLDVVYRIRTASDEELIVNSQGELIADDNGRPCRMIGSTLDITARIRAEEEIRNLSNYDHLTGLPNRNLLQDRLHQAIIHASRTQSVAGVLFLDLDRFKGINDSLGHRAGDLLLRQVAERLSACVRESDTLARLGGDEFVVVLTMVTGEEGISAAASKLLGVIAEPFIVEGHELYITASIGISVYPADGPDALTLMKHADLAMYRAKELDRNNFQFYSSDLNVRVMERMILESALRRALERQEFKLYYQPQVDVLSRSIVGFEALLRWYHPDLGLISPDKFVPLAEESGLIIAIGEWVLQTACRQTKAWHDAGLPPVRMAVNLSTRQFRPNLDQSIAAILLETGLEPCFLELEMTESILMRNVSENMALLRALTDMGCHLAIDDFGTGYSSLAYLKNFPLGRLKIDRSFVRDITSNPDDLAIAKIIIDMARTLRMQVTAEGVEAYEQLELLAGHGCAEMQGFLFSRPLPADKAQQLLRNGLTF; from the coding sequence ATGACTGAAGCGATCAGGCCGGAACATACCGGAACGATTCTGGTGGTTGAAGGAAACGTTCCGTTCGGTGAATTGATCGCCGGCGTTCTGCGCAGCGAGGGGTATCGCTGCGAAACCGTGGTCAGCGGCGGCTGCGCCCTGACCAGCCTGGGCAGCGGCAGTATCGCCCTGATGGTGCTGGACTACACCATGCCCGACATGTCGGTGGAGGACTTTGTCGCCACCATGACCACCACCGGCAGCAGGGTTCCCTTCATCATCATGACCGGCCGGGACGATTCGCTGCTGGCGGTGCGGATGATGAAGATCGGTGCCGGCGACTTTCTGATCAAGGACACCACCCTGCTGGACCGCCTGCCGCTGGCTGTCTCGAAAACCTTGCAGGAGGCGGAAACCGCCCGCCGCCTGCAGCGGGCCATGGAGGCGCTGCAGCAAAGTGAAGCGCGCCTGGCACGGGTTCATCGCATCGCCCGCATTGGCAGCTGGGAGTGGAACATCACCAGTAACGGCTTCGTCTTTTCCAACGAGCTGTATCACCTGCTGGGCTTCGACCCGGCTCACCATCCGCCTATCACCCTGGAGTGGCTGTACAGCCGGATCAACCCGATTGACCAGCCCGCCATCCGCAAGGCGTTTGCCGATGCGGTGGCCGAGTGCCGCCCCCTTGATGTGGTCTACCGGATCAGGACCGCCAGCGACGAGGAGCTGATCGTGAACAGCCAGGGGGAACTGATCGCCGACGACAACGGCAGACCCTGCCGGATGATCGGCAGCACCCTGGACATCACCGCCCGGATACGGGCAGAGGAGGAGATCCGCAATCTCTCCAACTACGACCACCTGACCGGTCTGCCCAACCGCAATCTGCTGCAGGACCGTCTGCACCAGGCCATCATCCACGCTTCCCGGACCCAGTCGGTGGCCGGCGTGCTGTTCCTCGACCTGGACCGTTTCAAGGGGATAAACGACTCCCTGGGCCACCGGGCCGGCGACCTGTTGCTGCGCCAGGTGGCGGAACGCCTCTCGGCCTGCGTACGGGAAAGCGATACCCTGGCCCGCCTGGGCGGGGATGAATTCGTCGTGGTGCTGACCATGGTGACCGGCGAAGAGGGGATCAGCGCAGCCGCGTCGAAACTGCTGGGGGTGATCGCCGAGCCGTTCATCGTGGAAGGGCATGAACTGTACATCACCGCCAGTATCGGCATCTCGGTCTATCCCGCCGACGGCCCGGATGCCCTGACCCTGATGAAACACGCCGACCTGGCCATGTACCGGGCCAAGGAGCTGGATCGCAACAACTTCCAGTTCTACTCCAGCGACCTGAACGTGCGGGTGATGGAGCGGATGATCCTGGAGAGCGCCCTGCGTCGTGCCCTGGAGCGACAGGAGTTCAAGTTGTACTACCAGCCCCAGGTCGATGTTCTCTCCCGCTCCATCGTCGGCTTCGAGGCGCTGCTACGCTGGTACCATCCCGATCTGGGCCTGATCTCCCCGGACAAGTTCGTGCCGCTGGCGGAAGAAAGCGGTCTGATCATCGCCATCGGCGAATGGGTGTTGCAGACCGCCTGCCGACAGACAAAGGCATGGCATGACGCCGGCCTCCCTCCGGTCAGGATGGCGGTCAACCTGTCGACCCGCCAGTTTCGTCCCAATCTGGACCAGTCCATCGCGGCCATCCTGCTGGAGACCGGTCTTGAACCCTGTTTTCTCGAGCTGGAAATGACCGAAAGCATCCTGATGCGCAACGTCAGCGAAAACATGGCCCTGCTGCGCGCACTGACCGACATGGGCTGTCACCTGGCCATCGACGACTTCGGTACCGGCTACTCCTCCCTGGCCTATCTGAAAAACTTTCCCCTGGGCCGACTCAAGATCGACCGTTCCTTTGTCCGCGACATTACCTCCAACCCTGACGATCTGGCCATCGCCAAGATCATCATCGACATGGCCCGCACCCTGCGCATGCAGGTCACTGCTGAAGGGGTGGAAGCCTACGAGCAGCTTGAACTGCTGGCCGGCCACGGTTGCGCTGAAATGCAGGGATTCCTGTTCAGCCGGCCGCTACCGGCCGACAAGGCACAGCAGCTCCTGCGCAACGGCCTGACCTTCTGA
- a CDS encoding ATP-binding protein, with protein sequence MTTRQHLARISLWTVIAAIAWTLVLAAFVAWYFETTRTVVLDIVRAQARMALEKDVLYRRWVTAKGGLYVEISPETPPNPNLAHVPERDITTPSGRRLTLINPAYMTRQVFDFARQVDGPQGHITSLHPRHPENVPDAWERAALAAFRHDSAEHGEVQVMNNRRFYRLIRPFAVDEKCIRCHAAEGYQPGDIRGAISVAIPMDEFEKSMRHQDMLMWIVAALLWLTGVGVIAAAGRQLLIGRRAFEDANRQLTARVEEELAKSRTKDALLLQQARYQTLGELLVNIAHQWRQPLNSIGARIQESAWLIASGEIPREEATRRAEEIMLSLKELSGSIETLRRLCEPVSSSERFLPSEAVRQAISVMTDACAVQGIRLSCSLQEEKSLVGIQADLVQCLLNIFTNARDAITARGCREGAIVVELRLTAEQRQEIRVRDNGGGIDDEVLPIVFDPYVTTKFRAQGVGLGLFVARQIIEQRFGGAIAAGNRGDGAEIVITI encoded by the coding sequence ATGACCACACGACAGCATCTGGCACGCATCAGCCTCTGGACGGTTATCGCCGCCATTGCCTGGACCCTGGTACTGGCAGCGTTCGTTGCCTGGTATTTTGAGACCACGCGCACGGTGGTGCTAGACATCGTCCGGGCTCAGGCGCGCATGGCCCTGGAAAAGGACGTGCTGTACCGCCGCTGGGTTACCGCCAAAGGGGGACTCTATGTGGAGATTTCTCCGGAAACACCCCCCAATCCGAACCTCGCCCATGTGCCGGAGCGGGATATCACCACCCCCTCCGGCCGCCGCCTGACCCTGATCAATCCTGCCTACATGACTCGTCAGGTCTTCGACTTCGCCCGCCAGGTCGACGGTCCCCAAGGGCATATCACCAGCCTGCATCCCCGTCATCCCGAAAACGTTCCCGATGCTTGGGAACGTGCCGCCCTGGCCGCCTTCCGTCATGACAGTGCGGAGCACGGCGAGGTGCAGGTCATGAACAACCGGCGTTTTTACCGCCTGATCCGCCCCTTTGCGGTGGACGAAAAATGTATCCGCTGCCACGCCGCCGAAGGCTATCAACCGGGGGATATCCGTGGCGCGATCAGTGTGGCCATCCCGATGGATGAGTTCGAGAAAAGTATGCGGCACCAGGATATGCTGATGTGGATCGTTGCCGCACTGCTCTGGTTGACGGGGGTGGGAGTGATCGCTGCTGCCGGCAGGCAGCTGCTCATTGGCCGACGCGCTTTTGAGGACGCCAACCGCCAACTGACGGCACGCGTCGAGGAGGAACTGGCCAAGAGCCGCACCAAGGATGCCCTGCTGCTCCAGCAGGCCCGTTACCAGACCCTGGGGGAACTGCTGGTGAACATCGCCCACCAGTGGCGGCAGCCGCTGAACAGCATCGGTGCCCGCATCCAGGAATCGGCCTGGCTGATTGCCAGCGGGGAGATTCCCCGGGAGGAGGCGACCCGCCGCGCCGAAGAGATCATGCTTTCCCTGAAGGAGCTTTCCGGTTCAATCGAAACGCTGCGCCGCCTGTGCGAACCGGTCAGCAGCAGTGAACGGTTTCTTCCCTCGGAGGCGGTGCGACAGGCGATCTCCGTCATGACGGACGCCTGCGCCGTCCAGGGCATCCGTCTGTCCTGCTCTCTGCAGGAGGAAAAATCTCTTGTCGGCATACAGGCCGACCTTGTACAGTGTCTACTCAACATCTTCACCAATGCCCGCGATGCGATTACCGCACGGGGCTGCCGGGAAGGCGCCATCGTCGTTGAACTGCGCCTGACCGCGGAACAGCGCCAGGAGATTCGCGTTCGCGACAACGGCGGCGGCATTGATGACGAGGTACTGCCCATCGTCTTTGACCCCTACGTCACGACCAAGTTCCGTGCCCAGGGGGTCGGGCTCGGCCTGTTCGTGGCCCGCCAGATCATCGAGCAGCGTTTTGGCGGTGCCATCGCCGCAGGCAACCGGGGAGACGGCGCAGAAATCGTCATTACCATCTGA
- a CDS encoding response regulator → MESSLDLSELAVLYVEDEPVARMSIGAFLKRQVATLYTGENGKEGFELFTTHRPQVVITDLEMPVMNGMEMIRRIREVDNGTPIIITTAYDDEAHRCDLANRVILKPIIFNDLLQQITECLKVRENNGP, encoded by the coding sequence ATGGAAAGCAGTCTTGACCTTTCCGAGCTTGCGGTACTGTACGTCGAGGATGAGCCGGTGGCGCGCATGTCGATCGGCGCCTTTCTGAAGCGGCAGGTCGCGACCCTGTATACGGGGGAAAACGGTAAGGAAGGATTCGAACTGTTCACCACCCACCGTCCGCAGGTGGTCATCACCGACCTTGAAATGCCGGTGATGAACGGCATGGAAATGATCCGGCGCATCCGGGAGGTGGACAACGGCACGCCGATCATCATCACCACCGCCTACGACGACGAGGCGCACCGGTGTGATCTGGCCAACCGGGTCATTCTGAAGCCGATCATTTTCAACGACCTGCTCCAGCAGATCACGGAGTGTCTGAAAGTACGCGAAAACAACGGGCCGTAA
- a CDS encoding 3'-5' exoribonuclease YhaM family protein, translating into MPKQYIADLKDRDAVDAAFMVKEKTLAVARNGKPYMNLKFMDKSGDMDGKLWDQVDERDRLFQRGDFVQVRGTASLYMGKMQLVVKEISRLEEDGVEMADFMPVSPVPLDQMQRELRQVVQSLQDPHLARLMELFMADERFVADYCRAPAAKGMHHVYRGGLLEHSLAVVRLVDAVVPLYPGLNRDLLVVGALLHDLGKVVELSYDRAFDYTDEGRLLGHISIGVEMVQERLARIPEFPRELALLLKHMLLSHHGQYEYGSPKRPKTVEATILHYLDDMDSKINGIRSHVARDTAQGSRWSGHHRLYNLYFFSGNGLESGEERRGGAEEPAVEAVTTEHGRDTRRCFDNRPFAELQRFRET; encoded by the coding sequence ATGCCGAAACAGTATATCGCCGACCTGAAGGACCGTGACGCCGTCGATGCGGCGTTCATGGTCAAGGAGAAGACCCTGGCCGTTGCCCGCAACGGCAAGCCGTACATGAACCTGAAGTTCATGGACAAAAGCGGCGACATGGACGGCAAGCTCTGGGACCAGGTGGATGAACGGGACAGGCTGTTTCAGCGGGGGGATTTCGTGCAGGTTCGCGGTACCGCCTCGCTGTACATGGGCAAGATGCAACTGGTGGTGAAAGAGATCAGTCGCCTGGAGGAAGACGGGGTGGAGATGGCCGATTTCATGCCGGTTTCACCCGTGCCCCTCGACCAGATGCAGCGGGAGCTGCGACAGGTGGTGCAGTCGCTGCAGGACCCCCATCTGGCTCGTCTGATGGAGTTGTTCATGGCCGACGAGCGGTTCGTGGCCGACTACTGTCGGGCGCCGGCGGCCAAGGGGATGCATCACGTGTATCGCGGCGGCCTGCTGGAACACTCCCTGGCGGTGGTGCGGCTGGTGGATGCGGTGGTGCCGCTTTATCCCGGCCTGAACCGGGACCTGCTGGTGGTTGGGGCGCTGCTGCACGATCTGGGCAAGGTGGTCGAGTTGTCCTACGACCGGGCATTCGACTATACCGATGAAGGGCGTTTGCTCGGTCACATCAGCATCGGGGTGGAGATGGTGCAGGAACGCCTCGCCCGGATTCCCGAATTTCCCCGCGAACTGGCGCTGCTGCTCAAGCATATGCTGCTGTCGCACCACGGGCAGTACGAGTACGGTTCCCCCAAACGTCCCAAGACCGTTGAAGCCACCATCCTGCACTACCTGGACGACATGGATTCGAAGATCAACGGCATCCGTTCCCACGTGGCCAGGGATACGGCCCAGGGGAGCCGCTGGAGCGGCCATCACCGTCTGTATAATCTCTACTTTTTCAGTGGGAACGGCCTGGAGAGCGGGGAGGAACGGAGGGGCGGTGCCGAAGAACCGGCGGTCGAAGCGGTGACGACGGAGCACGGCAGGGATACGCGGCGATGCTTCGACAACCGTCCTTTTGCGGAGCTGCAACGTTTCAGGGAAACCTAG